The DNA window AATAAATTTCTTACTCACCGATTTCTTAACAAATAGTACCTTTGTTAATAAAACTCCTGCATTTCCTGTTATAAATCTTCCAGGTTCGAGAATCAATGAACAGTTAAGTTCTTTCAACAACGGCTTTAAACTAGTTGCAAATTCACTAGCTTTTGCAGGACTTTCTTTATCATAAATTATTCCTAGCCCTCCTCCTATATTAAAGTAATCTATATTTATTCCCTCACATTTCAACTTATTTATAAAATCTACTGCTTTTTTAATAGCTTCAACATAAGGTTGAACCGAGGTTATTTGAGACCCAATGTGGACGTGAATCCCTCTAAACTCCAGATTCCTATATCTGTTTGCTGTTTTATATATCTTAAAGGCCTCATTCAAGGATATTCCAAACTTGTTTTCTTTCTTTCCTGTTGTTATATATGCATGTGTCTTGGCATCAACATCAGGATTTATGCGCAAACCAATTTTAGGCCGTTTATTAAGCTCTCCAGCTATTTTGTTTATCAATTCAAGTTCAGCTTGAGATTCTGAATTGAATAGCAATATATTGGATAAGAGTGCAAATTTTATTTCATCCTTTGTCTTGCCAACTCCTGCATAAACTATTTTATCCGATTTAATTCCTGCTTTTATAGCACGATACAATTCTCCCCCTGAAACTACATCTGCACCACATCCCTGATCAGCAAGCAGCTTACATATTGCTATATTTGAATTTGCCTTAATAGAATAGCATATTGTGTGATGGATATAATCAAAAGCTCTATCAAGCTTAAGATAATGATCTATCAGAGTCTTATAACTATATACATAAGTCGGAGTTCCGAATCTTTGAGCAATTTTCTCAAGATTTACATTCTCGCAATAAAAACTTTTCCCAACATACGAAAAATCATGCATAGAAAATCCTTTTGTATTATTAATGTCTTGTTTAGTATATCAACTACTATTTATACTTGCAACTGCGGATGTATATCTAACAAAAGATCCTCAAATTTCCCTTCTTTATACCTATGATATGCAAGTCCTGCTATCATTGCCGCATTGTCTGTGCAAAGTTTGAATGAAGGGGAAAACAAATTAATACCCTTTTCTTTACAAATTTCAGAGAGCTGTTTCCGAAACTCTGTATTAGCAGCTACCCCACCACCAATTAAAATTGTCTCAACATTTTTTTGTTCTGCTGCACTAACAATCTTCTTTATCAAAACATCTATTACAGACTGTTGAAATCCAGCGCAAATATCACTAACATCTGCCAAATGCTTAGTGGAATTACACTCAAGATACCTGGCTACAGCTGTTTTCATTCCACTAAAACTAAAGTTATAAATATCCTTTCCAAGAAACGCCCTTGGAAAATTCATAGCTTTAGAGTTGCCTTTTTCAGCCATTTTAGATATTACTGGTCCACCCGGATAGCCTAAATTTAGCATTTTTGCAACCTTATCCAGAGCCTCACCTGCTGCATCATCATAGGTTTGCCCTAGCAATACATAATTATTACAACTTTCTACATAAAATATCGCTGTATGCCCCCCTGATATAACCAAACCAACAACAGGACAGATAATACTACTGTGTTCCATAAAGTTGGCATATAAGTGTGCATGTATGTGATTAACTGCTATAAGAGGAATACTTAGTGAAAAGCTCAGGGCTTTGGCTGTCTCTGTGCCTACAAGAAGGGCATTTGCCAATCCAGGACTGCTCGTAACCGCTACTGCATTAAGCTCGGATAACTTACAATCCGCTTTTTTCAAAGCTTCCCAAATTGCATGACTAATCAGTTCAATGTGCGCGCGTGAAGCAAGCTCTGGAACCACTCCCCCAAACTTTTTATGAATATCGATTTGTGTACTGATAACACTAGATCTAATGTGCTTTCCGTTTTCTACAATGCTCGCCGCAGTTTCATCACAAGAGCTTTCTATTCCTAAAATTAACAATTTATGAGACTCCTCAGACTTTATCTATTCTCCGAGATGTCGGACAACACCGTATTTCCTTAGAATCACAAGATCTGATCTTCTAGCTGTTTGGTCTTCCTTTGTTTTATAATCAACGTCCATGATTTCTATAAATTCCGCCGTATAATCTTTTAACACGCCGGGATATTCAAATATCTTATCACCTTTAGTCAACTCAAGCACAACTCTCTTACCAATATGTCTTTCTAATAAAGGTTCGAAAGACGTTCCCATAGAACCCATCAATTCTTGTTTCATCTGGGAGACGTATTTATCTTGAGAAGTTAGTATCGACCCAGCAGGAGCAGCTTTTTTGGCCTGACCGATTAACAGATTCACTACCTCCATCATCGAATCTCTTACCGTCTTGAAGAAATTTTGCATTCTTCTTTTAATCCTTCTTAATGCCGTGGGATGATAGGTTCTTTTTAATTCCTTCTCCCTTTTTTTCTTTCTACGTTCATTTAATTCGTCGTAGTAGCGAATTAAGGTTTGAATATTAGGATACTCCTGTTTATATAGAATGTAGCTCGTCTCATCATGTCCACTTTTATCTTTATGCTTGGTTGAATAAATTAGTTCTAGCCCCGTATTTTCCACGCTCAGTTTACCCCAAAATATTTTGCCAGTTGTTTTTTCCAGGGTTACCAGGTCCTCTGAAAAATCCCACAGGCATTTATCTCTAACTCTTCCTCTAATAAAAGCAGCAACCACTGTGAATGTGATAATAGAAACTATAGTTATAGCAAATGTATCAGGCATAATAATCTCCTTTTAAAACCCATCCAAATTTCCAGATAACGTTCCCAGAGTTTGTGAAGCATTTGAGTGAAAGTGCGAAGCGCTTGAGTCACAAACTCTGTGTTATCGGCCTGTTTGGCAAACAATATCATAACCAAGTATTGCTTGAAAAAAAAATTCTCAATCCTTATAGTATACAAAGTGTACATCCTTGTGTGCCCCTACCGTTTTGATATGGGTAATTGCATAATATATAAAATCATCAATATACTCAAATGTATCATAACAATCAAATATCGCATCATACAACGCATTCTCATATTCAGTATATGATTGTCGTCGGGCGACTTCCTCAGAAATAAGCCCTGCCTTAAAGCCCATATATTCCGCAATTGAATGAACAAATAGTTCTTCCAGCCATCCGTTAGGATAACTATAATTGCCTTTGCCCTCTTTCTCCCAAATTTCTTTAAATAATGGCTCTTTTGCTAAGATAGATATAGCCGTCTTCATTCTCTTTGCTTCCTGCCATCCCCTGATTAAAGGATGCAGTAATTCATGGAAAATTGTCCTGAGGACAGATCTCGTTGAGCCTTTGATCTGATAAACAACCACTTTGTGGCCGGCTTCGCTGAAACCATACGCACGCTGAGGCCGGCTGAAACTAGATGGATAAAGGATGATTTTCGTGCTTCCCGAAAATCGCCGGCCGGTTAATTGTTCCATAAAAGTGATCGGCGAAAAATTAAGCAACCCCAGCTCTTTTGCCAGCGATTTGGCGTCCTCATATACAAGTTTTCTGTGTTCGGTTAACCACTGTTTTTCAAACCCTTCATGGTAATATCTATTCAGGAAATCTCCATACCATTCCGTAAACTTATTGAAAGATATTCCGAGTTTTTGCATAAGCGCACTGTTCCATTTGTCTTTAGCCCATGTCTGTATTTCCTTTTTTTTGTCTTTTTTAATGAATTTTATAAGTGGTTCTATTTCATCGGGACCATCATAGTTTTGAACCAAATGGCATAATTGAGACTCATGGGAATTCTCGATGAGAACCGTCGCCTCACGCAGGGTTTTC is part of the bacterium genome and encodes:
- the lysA gene encoding diaminopimelate decarboxylase; translation: MHDFSYVGKSFYCENVNLEKIAQRFGTPTYVYSYKTLIDHYLKLDRAFDYIHHTICYSIKANSNIAICKLLADQGCGADVVSGGELYRAIKAGIKSDKIVYAGVGKTKDEIKFALLSNILLFNSESQAELELINKIAGELNKRPKIGLRINPDVDAKTHAYITTGKKENKFGISLNEAFKIYKTANRYRNLEFRGIHVHIGSQITSVQPYVEAIKKAVDFINKLKCEGINIDYFNIGGGLGIIYDKESPAKASEFATSLKPLLKELNCSLILEPGRFITGNAGVLLTKVLFVKKSVSKKFIIVDAAMNDLIRPSLYNAYHKILPLQKSGRKTSSDIVDIVGPVCESGDFFAKDRRLPFVESNNVLAILGAGAYGFSMSSNYNSRPRAAEVLVKNNKCYLIRKRETYLDLIRNEKIPAILTKLGQRNRGK
- the tsaD gene encoding tRNA (adenosine(37)-N6)-threonylcarbamoyltransferase complex transferase subunit TsaD, translating into MKSEESHKLLILGIESSCDETAASIVENGKHIRSSVISTQIDIHKKFGGVVPELASRAHIELISHAIWEALKKADCKLSELNAVAVTSSPGLANALLVGTETAKALSFSLSIPLIAVNHIHAHLYANFMEHSSIICPVVGLVISGGHTAIFYVESCNNYVLLGQTYDDAAGEALDKVAKMLNLGYPGGPVISKMAEKGNSKAMNFPRAFLGKDIYNFSFSGMKTAVARYLECNSTKHLADVSDICAGFQQSVIDVLIKKIVSAAEQKNVETILIGGGVAANTEFRKQLSEICKEKGINLFSPSFKLCTDNAAMIAGLAYHRYKEGKFEDLLLDIHPQLQV